In the genome of Cetobacterium ceti, one region contains:
- a CDS encoding EI24 domain-containing protein, which produces MNSLKYVFQGYLEAFQLIERAKLKKYYFLPGIISIGVFICFYFISTYISFSFYDFIGKILKLQEYTSLAKILVKILVGIIGFLMYFLLYKSITLIILSPFLSYISEKTECYYLNKEFTFSMKDNLRFILRGALLGFRSLIVEILGLIIALFLGFIPIVNIGTPLFLFLFQSYFTGASLVDYTLERRKLDYKDSYRFMGKHYVFTTLNGIFFTILLLIPVVGFFVAPLISTVGGTLSTIKLMENTKK; this is translated from the coding sequence ATGAATAGTCTTAAATATGTATTTCAAGGATACTTAGAAGCCTTTCAATTAATTGAAAGAGCAAAACTTAAAAAATATTATTTTTTACCTGGTATTATTTCTATTGGAGTATTTATATGTTTTTATTTTATATCAACTTATATATCATTTAGTTTTTATGATTTTATAGGTAAGATTCTTAAATTACAAGAGTATACCAGTTTAGCTAAAATATTAGTTAAAATTTTAGTGGGAATAATTGGATTTTTAATGTATTTTCTACTTTATAAAAGTATAACTTTAATTATATTATCACCATTTTTAAGTTATATTTCTGAAAAAACAGAGTGTTATTATTTAAATAAAGAGTTTACCTTTTCTATGAAGGATAATTTACGTTTTATTTTACGTGGAGCGTTACTAGGTTTTCGTTCTTTAATTGTTGAAATATTAGGTCTTATTATTGCTCTTTTTCTAGGATTTATCCCTATTGTTAATATTGGAACTCCGTTATTTTTATTTCTTTTCCAAAGTTATTTCACTGGGGCTTCCCTTGTGGATTATACCCTTGAAAGAAGAAAATTAGATTATAAGGATTCCTATAGATTTATGGGAAAACACTATGTTTTTACAACTTTAAATGGAATATTTTTTACAATACTTTTATTGATACCTGTGGTAGGTTTCTTTGTTGCTCCACTTATATCTACAGTTGGAGGAACTTTAAGTACTATAAAACTTATGGAAAATACTAAAAAATAA
- a CDS encoding ABC transporter substrate-binding protein, protein MKRAFFLFLSLFFMVSCGTKETEKKNTTLVYSQSSEPVTLHPHMATDVYSRRIIANIFDRLIETDESLNIVPGLATSWEQKDENTLVFNLRQNVKFQNGEEVTSEDVKYSLENGKLSPKVGTLYEMIDKVETPDKYTAIVKTSKPSGSLLHHLTHITASILNKNYYENNKEKSNHSPMGTGAYSLKEWTPGKEMVLKSNNSYFRGKPSIETIIVKAMPEENSRVIALETGENHITGDIDSLGRKILSENEETRVEEISSLGVGYLGLNTQKGPLKNIKVRQAVAMGIDRDVIIESILMGGVEKANSLLGPGVVGYSKTTKPFDYNPKKAKELLKEEGYENITLNLVTSNNEVRRQMAEVIQAQLKEIGINIEIQILEWATFLNVTGNGEADLFMLGWSNSSGDGDYGLTPMLHSSMAGSPGNRSFFKNEDFDKMLDLGKFELNKEKRMKYYSEAQDIMNFQVPILPIYFMPASAGIRKEVKGFIQSPINNPTFYKLSF, encoded by the coding sequence ATGAAAAGGGCATTTTTTTTATTTTTAAGTTTATTTTTTATGGTTTCCTGTGGAACAAAGGAAACTGAAAAGAAAAATACAACATTGGTATACAGTCAAAGTAGTGAACCTGTAACACTTCATCCACATATGGCAACTGATGTTTATTCTAGAAGAATCATTGCAAATATTTTTGACAGATTAATTGAAACAGATGAAAGTTTAAATATTGTTCCAGGTCTTGCCACATCTTGGGAACAAAAAGATGAAAATACTTTAGTCTTTAATTTAAGACAAAATGTGAAATTTCAAAATGGAGAGGAAGTTACATCTGAAGATGTAAAATATTCCCTTGAAAATGGAAAACTTTCTCCAAAGGTAGGAACTTTATATGAAATGATCGATAAGGTAGAAACTCCAGATAAGTATACTGCCATTGTAAAAACTTCAAAGCCATCGGGATCTCTTCTTCACCATTTAACACATATTACAGCTTCTATTTTAAATAAAAATTACTATGAAAACAATAAAGAAAAGAGTAACCATTCTCCCATGGGAACAGGGGCTTACTCTTTAAAAGAATGGACTCCAGGAAAAGAGATGGTTCTAAAAAGCAATAATAGTTATTTTAGAGGGAAGCCTTCCATAGAAACTATAATTGTAAAAGCCATGCCAGAAGAAAATAGTAGAGTTATTGCTTTAGAAACTGGAGAAAATCATATAACAGGAGATATCGACTCCTTAGGAAGAAAAATTTTAAGTGAAAATGAAGAAACTAGAGTTGAAGAAATTAGTTCCTTAGGAGTGGGATATTTAGGATTAAATACCCAAAAGGGACCTTTGAAAAATATAAAAGTAAGACAAGCTGTTGCCATGGGAATAGATAGAGATGTGATTATAGAATCTATTTTAATGGGGGGAGTAGAAAAGGCTAATAGTCTTTTAGGTCCAGGAGTTGTTGGTTATTCAAAAACTACAAAACCTTTTGACTATAATCCTAAAAAAGCAAAGGAACTTTTAAAAGAGGAGGGGTATGAAAATATAACTTTAAATTTAGTTACTAGTAATAATGAAGTGAGAAGACAAATGGCTGAAGTTATCCAGGCTCAGCTAAAGGAAATCGGAATAAATATTGAAATTCAAATTTTAGAATGGGCTACATTTTTAAATGTTACTGGAAATGGAGAAGCCGATTTATTTATGCTGGGATGGTCTAATTCCTCTGGGGATGGAGATTATGGTTTAACTCCTATGCTTCATAGTTCTATGGCTGGTTCTCCTGGAAATAGAAGTTTCTTTAAAAATGAAGATTTTGATAAGATGTTAGATTTAGGAAAATTTGAATTAAATAAAGAAAAAAGAATGAAGTATTATAGTGAAGCACAAGATATA